The following are from one region of the Cyanobium gracile PCC 6307 genome:
- a CDS encoding anhydro-N-acetylmuramic acid kinase: MRVLGLMSGTSADGIDAVLVSLKGRPARPFWRILASAHTPYPAGLRERLVAVGQGVPQNAAALLDLAEELTEHQALAARACDPEGRAELVGCHGQTLWHRPPEQERRGASWQLLQGPLLAELLGTPVVFDFRSVDLALGGHGAPLVPATDAALLGRIGGWRALLNLGGIANLTLLPPPTGPDRQAPVLGWDCGPANTLLDLAVARFSGGRLGFDADGAWARRGRIDEWRLQQWLREPYVQAVPPKSTGRELFGAADLERRLAELGDGVDPADALATLTAFSAAVVAQDLARPPRPRPLELLVAGGGTRNGFLMEQLRQRCHGTAVLPLASQGIADDQREALAFAVLAWWRHRGHPGSLPSVTGARRPAVLGVMALPPPSGG, translated from the coding sequence ATGCGGGTGCTGGGGCTGATGAGCGGCACCAGCGCCGACGGCATCGATGCGGTGCTGGTGAGCCTGAAGGGTCGCCCGGCCCGGCCGTTCTGGCGCATCCTCGCCAGTGCCCACACCCCCTACCCGGCCGGACTGCGCGAACGGCTCGTGGCGGTCGGCCAGGGGGTTCCGCAGAACGCCGCCGCCCTGCTGGACCTGGCCGAGGAGCTCACCGAGCACCAGGCCCTGGCCGCCCGCGCCTGCGATCCGGAGGGCCGGGCCGAGCTGGTGGGTTGCCACGGCCAGACCCTCTGGCACCGCCCGCCGGAACAGGAGCGCCGCGGGGCCAGCTGGCAGCTGCTGCAGGGGCCGCTGCTGGCGGAGCTCCTGGGGACGCCGGTGGTGTTCGACTTCCGCAGCGTCGATCTGGCCCTGGGCGGCCATGGCGCCCCCCTGGTGCCGGCCACCGACGCCGCCCTGCTGGGCAGGATCGGCGGCTGGCGGGCCCTGCTCAACCTGGGGGGCATCGCCAACCTCACCCTGCTGCCTCCCCCCACCGGTCCTGATCGGCAGGCGCCGGTGCTGGGCTGGGACTGCGGCCCGGCCAACACGCTCCTGGATCTGGCGGTGGCCCGCTTCAGCGGCGGTCGGCTGGGCTTCGATGCCGATGGGGCCTGGGCGCGGCGGGGCCGCATCGACGAGTGGCGGCTGCAGCAGTGGCTGCGGGAGCCCTACGTTCAGGCTGTGCCGCCGAAGTCCACAGGTCGGGAGCTGTTCGGGGCCGCCGACCTGGAGCGGCGCCTGGCCGAGCTCGGCGACGGGGTGGATCCGGCCGATGCCCTGGCCACCCTGACGGCCTTCAGTGCGGCGGTGGTGGCCCAGGACCTGGCCCGCCCCCCCCGACCCCGGCCCCTGGAACTGCTGGTGGCCGGCGGAGGCACCCGCAACGGCTTCCTGATGGAGCAGCTGCGGCAGCGTTGCCACGGCACCGCGGTGCTGCCCCTGGCCAGCCAGGGCATCGCCGACGACCAGCGGGAGGCCCTGGCTTTCGCCGTGCTGGCCTGGTGGCGGCACCGCGGCCATCCAGGGTCCCTGCCCTCGGTCACCGGGGCCCGGCGGCCCGCCGTGCTGGGGGTGATGGCCCTGCCGCCCCCGTCAGGGGGATGA
- a CDS encoding ribbon-helix-helix domain-containing protein: protein MPTRQTSSSGKPKSPRIQVVLPEELCARLAALAESESRTVSNMAKVLIQQGVERLERQRPPEPAAAPYPLGPTVAADRFRRELEQQEQAGTRRLRGAPRRLRLRQPPSSP from the coding sequence GTGCCCACCCGTCAGACCTCCTCCAGCGGCAAGCCCAAGTCGCCGCGGATCCAGGTCGTCCTGCCGGAGGAGCTCTGTGCCCGGCTGGCCGCCCTGGCGGAGAGCGAGTCGCGCACGGTCAGCAACATGGCCAAGGTGCTGATCCAGCAGGGGGTGGAACGGCTGGAGCGGCAGCGGCCTCCCGAACCGGCCGCGGCCCCCTATCCGCTCGGACCCACCGTCGCCGCCGATCGCTTCCGCCGGGAGCTCGAGCAGCAGGAGCAGGCCGGTACCCGGCGGCTGCGGGGGGCACCACGCCGGCTGCGCCTGCGTCAGCCCCCCTCATCCCCCTGA
- a CDS encoding ABC-F family ATP-binding cassette domain-containing protein yields MLRLERIGKIYPTGEVLRDITWEVKAGDRIGLVGVNGAGKSTQMRIIAGLEEPTSGQVVRQGDPRIAYLQQEFDVDPARSVRQELFQAFGEAAQVLNRQRQVEDAMASEEAAADPALLDRLIDELGQLQSRFEALHGYELDARIDKLLPSIGFTPESAERAVGDYSGGWQMRIALGKILLQEPDLLLLDEPTNHLDVETIQWLETYLVEQTVPLVVISHDRAFLDRVCNQIVETERGVSRTYLGNYSQHLEQKALEREAGQAAYERQQKELSSQQAYIDRFRASATRSTQAKSREKLLEKVERIEAPLESVSGPRFAFPPAPRSGRLVASIENLTHGYDDQILFLGANLEVERGDRIAFVGPNGAGKSTLLRLVMGYEIPLEGQAGLGEHHVVAGYFEQNQAEALDLAKTVIDTLFEAVPDWTQTQVRSLLGSFGFSNDTVFKPVAKLSGGEKARLALALMLLTPCNLLVLDEPTNHLDIPAKQMLEEALMAYEGAALLVSHDRFFIGRVANRIVEVRDGELVLYRGDYAYYQEKKREEAEESERLEQERRLTARREEQRQKQKAKAAGKAGGTSGGKAEGKAGR; encoded by the coding sequence GTGCTGCGCCTCGAACGCATCGGCAAGATCTATCCCACCGGTGAGGTGCTCAGGGACATCACCTGGGAGGTGAAGGCGGGGGACCGGATCGGCCTGGTGGGGGTCAACGGGGCCGGCAAATCCACCCAGATGCGCATCATCGCCGGCCTGGAGGAGCCGACCAGCGGCCAGGTGGTGCGGCAGGGGGATCCCCGCATCGCCTACCTGCAGCAGGAGTTCGACGTCGACCCCGCCCGCAGCGTGCGCCAGGAACTGTTCCAGGCCTTCGGGGAGGCGGCCCAGGTGCTCAACCGCCAGCGGCAGGTGGAGGACGCGATGGCCAGCGAGGAGGCCGCCGCCGACCCGGCCCTGCTGGACCGGCTGATCGACGAACTCGGCCAGCTGCAGAGCCGTTTCGAGGCTCTGCACGGCTACGAGCTCGATGCCCGCATCGACAAGCTGCTTCCCAGCATCGGCTTCACGCCGGAGTCGGCCGAGCGGGCGGTGGGCGACTACTCGGGGGGCTGGCAGATGCGCATCGCCCTGGGCAAGATCCTGCTGCAGGAGCCGGATCTGCTGCTTCTCGACGAACCGACCAACCACCTCGACGTCGAAACGATCCAGTGGCTGGAGACCTACCTGGTGGAGCAGACGGTTCCCCTGGTGGTGATCAGCCACGACCGGGCCTTCCTCGACCGGGTCTGCAACCAGATCGTCGAGACCGAACGCGGCGTCTCCCGCACCTACCTGGGCAACTACAGCCAGCACCTCGAGCAGAAGGCCCTGGAGCGGGAGGCCGGCCAGGCGGCCTACGAGCGCCAGCAGAAGGAACTGAGCAGCCAGCAGGCCTACATCGACCGCTTCCGGGCCAGTGCCACCCGCAGCACCCAGGCCAAGAGCCGCGAGAAGCTGCTGGAGAAGGTGGAGCGGATCGAGGCCCCGCTGGAGTCGGTGAGCGGGCCGCGCTTCGCCTTCCCCCCCGCCCCGCGCTCCGGCCGGTTGGTGGCCTCGATCGAGAACCTCACCCACGGCTACGACGACCAGATCCTGTTCCTGGGGGCGAATCTGGAGGTGGAGCGGGGCGACCGGATCGCCTTCGTCGGCCCGAACGGCGCCGGCAAGTCCACCCTGCTGCGGCTGGTGATGGGCTACGAGATTCCCCTCGAGGGCCAGGCCGGCCTGGGGGAACACCATGTGGTGGCCGGTTATTTCGAGCAGAACCAGGCCGAAGCCCTGGATCTGGCCAAGACGGTGATCGACACCCTTTTCGAGGCCGTTCCGGACTGGACCCAGACCCAGGTGCGCTCCCTGCTGGGCAGCTTCGGCTTCAGCAACGACACGGTGTTCAAGCCGGTGGCCAAGCTGAGCGGCGGCGAGAAGGCCCGGCTGGCCCTGGCCCTGATGCTGCTCACCCCCTGCAACCTGCTGGTGCTCGACGAGCCCACCAACCACCTCGACATTCCCGCCAAGCAGATGCTCGAAGAGGCGTTGATGGCCTACGAGGGCGCCGCCCTGCTGGTCTCCCACGACCGCTTTTTCATCGGCCGGGTGGCCAACCGGATCGTCGAGGTGCGTGACGGCGAACTGGTGCTCTACCGCGGTGACTACGCCTACTACCAGGAGAAGAAACGGGAGGAGGCCGAAGAGAGCGAGCGGCTGGAGCAGGAGCGTCGCCTCACCGCCAGACGGGAGGAACAGCGGCAGAAGCAGAAGGCCAAAGCCGCCGGCAAGGCAGGCGGGACGTCCGGGGGGAAGGCGGAGGGGAAGGCCGGCCGCTGA
- a CDS encoding trypsin-like peptidase domain-containing protein, which produces MRSSRVLAAAAAGLATVTAAATATVTAATALVSPTLTSPGLAQPAAAVLGRQSFVAAAIRRAGPAVVTIDTERTVQSAATGGLPRGLLNDPLFRQFFGIPQQGAPSRRTERGQGSGVILQSDGLVLTNAHVVDQIDRVTVGLENGRRYEGRVVGLDKLTDLAVVRLVGAGPWPVAPLGNSDALQVGDWAIAVGNPFGLDNTVTLGIISSLNRNASKLGITDKRLDLIQTDAAINPGNSGGPLLNADGEVVGINTLVRSGPGAGLGFAIPINRARGIVNQLVATGRATHPMIGVGLDEVRAESSSGVSQGAVVVSVQPNGPADRGGLRTGDVIVAAQGAVVRDPSQVINAVERAGVGGTLNLTVNRQGATVNLRLIPGDMALLRQG; this is translated from the coding sequence ATGCGTTCCTCCCGCGTTCTTGCCGCGGCCGCCGCCGGGCTGGCCACGGTCACGGCGGCGGCCACCGCCACGGTCACGGCCGCCACGGCCCTCGTCAGCCCGACCCTCACGTCCCCCGGTCTGGCCCAGCCGGCCGCGGCCGTTCTCGGGCGGCAATCCTTCGTGGCGGCGGCGATCCGTCGGGCGGGCCCGGCCGTGGTCACCATCGACACCGAACGCACCGTGCAGTCGGCCGCCACCGGCGGTCTGCCTCGGGGTCTGCTGAATGATCCCCTGTTCCGTCAGTTCTTCGGCATTCCCCAGCAGGGGGCCCCCTCACGGCGCACCGAACGGGGCCAGGGCAGCGGGGTGATCTTGCAGTCCGACGGGCTTGTGCTCACCAACGCCCACGTGGTGGATCAGATCGACCGGGTGACCGTGGGTCTTGAGAACGGCCGGCGCTACGAGGGGCGGGTCGTGGGTCTCGACAAGCTCACCGACCTGGCGGTGGTGCGGCTGGTGGGGGCAGGCCCCTGGCCCGTGGCCCCCCTGGGCAACTCCGATGCCCTTCAGGTGGGCGACTGGGCGATTGCGGTGGGGAATCCCTTCGGCCTCGACAACACCGTCACCCTGGGGATCATCAGCAGCCTCAACCGCAACGCCAGCAAGCTCGGCATCACCGACAAACGGCTGGATCTGATCCAGACCGACGCCGCCATCAACCCGGGCAACTCGGGGGGACCGCTGCTGAACGCCGATGGCGAGGTGGTGGGAATCAACACCCTGGTCCGCTCGGGACCGGGGGCCGGACTGGGCTTCGCCATCCCGATCAACCGCGCCCGCGGCATCGTCAATCAACTGGTGGCCACCGGCCGGGCCACCCACCCCATGATCGGCGTGGGGCTGGATGAGGTCCGGGCAGAAAGCAGCTCCGGCGTTTCCCAGGGTGCGGTCGTGGTTTCGGTGCAGCCCAACGGACCGGCGGATCGGGGCGGCCTCAGGACCGGTGATGTGATCGTCGCGGCCCAGGGAGCCGTGGTGAGGGACCCCTCCCAGGTGATCAACGCCGTCGAGCGGGCGGGGGTGGGGGGAACCCTCAATCTGACGGTGAACCGTCAGGGGGCAACGGTCAACCTGCGGCTCATCCCTGGCGACATGGCCCTGCTGCGTCAGGGATGA
- a CDS encoding DUF2973 domain-containing protein yields MTSLLSQIFPIVYGACFIVLLWQAFRVMGQGFRAIPRPGDAGAAATEQGGPAGDRTGRLTIHPELLDADGQLTQEDLLTVRFSGDNEQPAFPTDPN; encoded by the coding sequence ATGACCTCCCTCCTCTCGCAGATCTTCCCGATCGTCTACGGGGCCTGTTTCATCGTTCTGCTGTGGCAGGCGTTCCGGGTCATGGGGCAGGGGTTCCGCGCCATTCCCCGTCCCGGCGATGCGGGAGCCGCCGCCACGGAGCAGGGCGGCCCCGCCGGTGATCGCACCGGCCGCCTCACCATCCACCCGGAGTTGCTGGATGCCGATGGTCAGCTCACCCAGGAGGACCTGCTCACGGTGCGTTTCAGCGGCGACAACGAGCAGCCCGCTTTCCCCACCGATCCCAACTGA
- the hrpB gene encoding ATP-dependent helicase HrpB translates to MNPPLPIDGRLAAITAALGPGATLLLQAEPGAGKTTRVPLALLESLGPEGRLLLLEPRRLAARNAAQRLAASLDESVGGRVGYSVRLESRTSAATRLEVVTAGLFLRRLQADPALDGVACVIFDEFHERQAEADLALALVRQARSLLRPELRLLVMSATLDLAPLAAELDGASVISCEGRSHPVAVTYQPPRPDERLERQVLRALEGHWLAEPEPRGTALVFLPGLGELETARRAIEAASWGEQLEVALLHGQLPLAAQGQAIAAPRGGMGKVVLATSVAESSLTIAAVTLVIDSGLSRRSRFDPATGMDGLVTQPASQASAEQRRGRAGRLGPGRCVRLWSPAEQQRRPAFDPPELLEVDPLPIALQLAEWGAAEDNSLPWLTAPPRRPLEEARDLLRQLGAVDGHGRITPHGRAMARLGLHPRLAHMLLRARDRGWESLATAVAVLLSERDPLDRREAGSDLMRRLDWLRRRPGAEGSGRSAGRGPWTTLQSQLLRQLRQGRSVAVPVAATAAIASGGGSHGDAGGGSGDGRAAQLLAWAYPERLALGRGRGDGRFLMRSGRGAVLPPGDPLAAAEALAIASVDGQGQEARVRLAVALSRSGLEELVGEEIEEEHEARWDGTDQRVRCERLRRSGALVLERRPWPDASGELVERALLEGLERSGLEVLPWCRASRQLQQRLMLAHRHLGAPWPDRSPERLGQDLGAWLGPHLGGLRSLQDLQQLDLAEILWGELDWSLRRELDRLLPLSQPVPSGRRVPLDYGSGTPVLAVKLQEMFGCLEGPTVLDGRLAVRVELLSPAGRPAAVTSDLAGFWSQGYAEVRRELRGRYPRHPWPEDPRQGVASARTTAGLAREARGESR, encoded by the coding sequence CTGAACCCGCCCCTGCCCATCGACGGCCGCCTCGCGGCGATCACCGCGGCCCTCGGGCCCGGGGCCACCCTCCTGCTCCAGGCCGAACCCGGCGCCGGCAAGACCACCCGGGTTCCCCTCGCCCTGCTGGAGAGCCTCGGCCCGGAGGGCCGCCTGCTGCTGCTGGAGCCGCGGCGGCTGGCGGCCCGGAATGCCGCCCAGCGCCTCGCCGCCAGCCTCGATGAAAGCGTCGGCGGGCGTGTGGGCTACAGCGTGCGACTGGAGTCGCGCACCTCGGCGGCCACCCGGCTGGAAGTGGTCACCGCAGGGCTGTTTCTGCGCCGGCTCCAGGCCGATCCCGCCCTGGACGGGGTGGCCTGTGTGATCTTCGACGAATTCCATGAGCGCCAGGCCGAGGCGGATCTGGCTCTGGCCCTGGTGCGTCAGGCCCGCAGCCTGCTGCGTCCCGAGCTGCGCCTGCTGGTGATGTCCGCCACCCTCGATCTGGCGCCCCTGGCCGCCGAGCTGGATGGGGCCAGCGTGATCAGCTGCGAGGGCCGCAGCCATCCGGTGGCGGTGACCTACCAGCCGCCGCGGCCGGACGAGCGGCTGGAGCGCCAGGTGCTGCGGGCCCTCGAAGGCCACTGGCTGGCCGAACCCGAGCCGCGGGGCACCGCGCTGGTGTTCCTGCCTGGCCTGGGGGAGCTGGAGACGGCACGGCGGGCCATTGAGGCCGCCTCCTGGGGCGAGCAGCTGGAGGTGGCTCTGCTGCACGGCCAGCTGCCGCTGGCGGCCCAGGGCCAGGCGATTGCGGCCCCCCGGGGGGGGATGGGGAAGGTGGTGCTGGCCACGTCGGTGGCGGAGAGCTCGCTCACGATCGCGGCGGTGACCCTGGTCATCGACAGCGGTCTGAGCCGACGCAGCCGCTTCGACCCGGCCACGGGCATGGATGGGCTGGTCACCCAGCCCGCCAGCCAGGCCAGTGCCGAGCAGCGACGTGGCCGGGCCGGCCGGCTGGGGCCGGGGCGGTGTGTGCGGCTCTGGTCCCCGGCGGAGCAGCAGCGGCGGCCGGCCTTCGATCCACCGGAGCTGCTTGAGGTGGATCCCCTGCCGATCGCCCTGCAGCTGGCGGAATGGGGCGCCGCGGAGGACAACAGCCTGCCCTGGCTCACCGCGCCCCCCCGCCGGCCCCTCGAAGAGGCCCGCGATCTGCTGCGGCAGCTCGGGGCCGTCGATGGCCATGGCCGCATCACCCCGCACGGGCGGGCCATGGCCCGACTCGGGCTGCATCCGCGCCTGGCCCACATGCTGCTGCGGGCCCGAGACAGGGGCTGGGAGTCCCTCGCCACGGCGGTGGCCGTGCTGCTGAGCGAGCGCGATCCCCTCGATCGCCGCGAGGCCGGCAGTGATCTGATGCGGCGCCTCGACTGGCTGCGGCGCCGCCCGGGGGCGGAGGGGAGCGGGCGCTCGGCGGGCCGGGGCCCATGGACGACCCTGCAGTCCCAGCTGCTGCGCCAGCTGCGGCAGGGGCGTTCGGTGGCGGTCCCTGTGGCGGCCACCGCGGCGATCGCCTCCGGCGGTGGCTCCCATGGCGATGCCGGGGGTGGGTCGGGCGATGGCCGTGCCGCCCAGCTGCTGGCCTGGGCCTACCCGGAGCGGCTGGCCCTGGGCAGGGGCCGGGGCGATGGGCGCTTCCTGATGCGCAGCGGCCGCGGCGCCGTGCTGCCCCCGGGGGATCCCCTCGCCGCGGCCGAAGCGCTGGCGATCGCCAGTGTCGACGGCCAGGGCCAGGAGGCCCGGGTGCGGCTGGCGGTGGCCCTCTCCCGCAGCGGCCTGGAGGAGCTGGTGGGGGAGGAGATCGAGGAGGAGCACGAAGCCCGCTGGGATGGCACCGACCAGCGGGTGCGCTGCGAGCGGCTGCGGCGCAGCGGTGCCCTGGTGCTGGAGCGCCGCCCCTGGCCGGACGCCAGCGGTGAGCTGGTGGAGCGGGCCCTGCTGGAGGGCCTCGAACGCTCGGGCCTGGAGGTGCTCCCCTGGTGCCGCGCCAGCCGCCAGCTGCAGCAGCGCCTGATGCTGGCCCACCGGCACCTGGGGGCTCCCTGGCCCGACCGATCGCCGGAACGGCTCGGGCAGGACCTGGGGGCCTGGCTGGGGCCCCACCTCGGCGGCCTGCGCAGCCTCCAGGATCTGCAGCAACTGGACCTGGCGGAGATCCTCTGGGGGGAACTGGACTGGTCCCTTCGCCGGGAGCTGGATCGGCTGCTGCCCCTCAGCCAGCCGGTGCCCTCCGGCCGCCGGGTGCCGCTGGACTACGGGAGTGGCACGCCTGTGCTGGCCGTGAAGCTGCAGGAGATGTTCGGCTGTCTCGAGGGGCCGACGGTGCTGGACGGCCGGCTGGCGGTGCGGGTGGAGCTGCTGTCACCGGCGGGACGCCCGGCGGCGGTCACCAGCGACCTGGCCGGCTTCTGGAGCCAGGGCTACGCCGAGGTGCGCCGCGAGCTGCGCGGCCGCTACCCCCGCCACCCCTGGCCCGAGGATCCCCGCCAGGGCGTCGCCAGCGCCCGCACCACGGCGGGCCTGGCGCGGGAAGCGCGCGGGGAGAGTCGCTGA
- a CDS encoding HAD family hydrolase, with protein MAVRPLPGQASGADARPGRETGPGTVWGPGMADRRRAPRARLQGHLAAPLPRQSELMLVTDLDGTLLEGTVPTRRRIYRWLASQRHRVLQVFSTGRDMRSVARLLATEAALGLHPPHLVIGDVGCTVACGASLTPLPLALEPIEALWRGRAEKVLPLLALVPGLSAEPLSTDRRLAYGIDPLRLDTGRLAAIEAHGVDCLVSGDKYLDVLPAGVNKGSTLLGLLEWLELDPARVVTAGDSLNDLAMFETGLQSVMVGNAEPGLVRALPGLTRTYRARAHGCMGILEGLRHFGFGHLLDGLP; from the coding sequence ATGGCAGTGAGGCCTCTGCCGGGACAGGCCTCGGGCGCGGATGCCAGGCCCGGCCGCGAAACCGGCCCCGGCACCGTCTGGGGGCCCGGGATGGCGGACCGCCGGCGGGCACCCCGGGCCCGCCTTCAGGGCCATCTCGCCGCGCCCCTGCCCAGGCAGAGCGAACTGATGCTGGTCACCGACCTCGACGGCACCTTGCTGGAGGGGACCGTGCCGACCCGCCGCCGCATCTACCGCTGGCTGGCCTCCCAGCGCCACCGGGTGCTGCAGGTGTTCAGCACCGGCCGGGACATGCGCTCCGTCGCCCGGCTGCTGGCTACGGAGGCCGCCCTGGGACTCCATCCCCCCCACCTGGTGATCGGCGATGTGGGCTGCACCGTGGCCTGCGGTGCCAGCCTCACCCCCCTGCCGCTGGCCCTGGAGCCGATCGAGGCCCTCTGGCGGGGCCGGGCGGAGAAGGTGCTGCCCCTGCTGGCGCTGGTGCCGGGTCTGTCAGCCGAGCCCCTCAGCACCGACCGGCGCCTGGCCTACGGCATCGACCCCCTCCGGCTCGACACCGGTCGGCTGGCGGCCATCGAGGCCCATGGGGTGGATTGCCTGGTGTCCGGTGACAAGTACCTCGACGTGCTGCCGGCCGGCGTCAACAAGGGCAGCACCCTGCTGGGCCTGCTGGAGTGGCTGGAGCTGGACCCAGCCCGGGTGGTCACAGCGGGGGATTCCCTCAACGATCTGGCCATGTTCGAGACCGGCCTGCAGAGCGTCATGGTGGGTAATGCCGAGCCCGGCCTGGTGCGGGCCCTGCCGGGGCTGACCCGCACCTACCGCGCCCGCGCCCATGGCTGCATGGGCATCCTGGAGGGACTGCGCCACTTCGGCTTCGGCCATCTGCTCGACGGTCTGCCCTAG
- a CDS encoding chlorophyll a/b-binding protein, giving the protein MSDASQPRFGFVNFAETWNGRLAMMGFVIGLATEILTGQGILAQVGLG; this is encoded by the coding sequence ATGTCTGACGCTTCCCAGCCCCGCTTCGGCTTCGTCAACTTCGCCGAAACCTGGAACGGCCGCCTGGCCATGATGGGCTTCGTGATCGGCCTGGCGACCGAAATTCTCACCGGCCAAGGCATTCTGGCCCAGGTCGGCCTCGGCTGA
- the xseA gene encoding exodeoxyribonuclease VII large subunit: MLTVPGSSASPRQHDGIPRYTVAELNQAIGALLERGFAPRFLLEATVGRPQQKKGHLWLTLLDGQASIQGVIWSSQMQKLGFVPQEGDGVVVVGKLNFWAARASLTVQVLDVRPSLTTVLRQFEQVRSRLEPEGLFDPERKRPLPRWPRRIALLTSVPSAALADMLRTARERWPATDLLVVPIPVQGNVEAQIVGAIESLGAQADHLGIEAIVLARGGGSREDLAVFDGESLARCLAACRRPVICGIGHEDDVTIADLVADYRAATPTAALVALLPDRSQVIRALEQERGHLQRTLALRIASARQWLSARQDQLQRLHPARLLSQRRQWLDQRRQLLQALSPRHLLARGFSLLRDGEGRLLRSVSQLRPGTGITAELADGRVALEVQAIEPDGPGP, translated from the coding sequence ATGCTCACGGTCCCTGGCAGCAGTGCGTCCCCCCGCCAGCACGACGGCATCCCCCGCTACACGGTCGCCGAGCTCAATCAGGCCATCGGTGCCCTGCTGGAGCGGGGCTTTGCCCCCCGCTTCCTGCTGGAGGCGACCGTGGGGCGCCCCCAGCAGAAAAAGGGCCATCTCTGGCTGACCCTCCTTGATGGCCAGGCCAGCATCCAGGGGGTGATCTGGTCGTCCCAGATGCAGAAACTCGGCTTCGTGCCCCAGGAGGGGGATGGGGTGGTGGTGGTCGGCAAGCTCAACTTCTGGGCGGCGCGGGCCAGCCTCACGGTGCAGGTGCTGGATGTGCGCCCCAGCCTCACCACCGTCCTGCGCCAGTTCGAGCAGGTGCGCAGCCGGCTGGAGCCGGAGGGGCTCTTCGACCCGGAGCGAAAGCGACCGCTGCCCCGCTGGCCCAGGCGCATCGCTTTGCTCACCAGCGTGCCCAGCGCCGCCCTGGCCGACATGCTGCGCACCGCCCGGGAACGCTGGCCCGCCACCGACCTGCTGGTGGTGCCGATCCCCGTGCAGGGGAACGTGGAAGCCCAGATCGTGGGCGCGATCGAGAGCCTGGGCGCCCAGGCCGACCACCTCGGTATCGAAGCCATCGTGCTGGCCCGCGGCGGCGGCAGCCGGGAGGATCTGGCCGTCTTCGACGGGGAATCCCTGGCCCGCTGCCTGGCGGCCTGTCGCCGGCCCGTCATCTGCGGCATCGGCCATGAGGATGACGTGACCATCGCCGATCTGGTGGCCGACTACCGGGCGGCCACGCCCACGGCGGCCCTGGTGGCACTGCTGCCGGACCGCAGCCAGGTGATCCGGGCCCTTGAGCAGGAGCGCGGCCATCTGCAACGGACACTGGCCCTGCGCATCGCCTCGGCCCGCCAATGGCTGAGCGCACGGCAGGACCAGCTGCAGCGGCTCCACCCCGCCCGTCTGCTGAGCCAGCGGCGCCAGTGGCTGGACCAGCGGCGGCAACTACTGCAGGCGCTCTCGCCGCGGCACCTGCTGGCCAGGGGGTTCAGCCTGCTCCGGGATGGCGAAGGTCGCCTGCTGCGCTCGGTGAGCCAGCTGCGGCCAGGCACAGGCATCACCGCCGAGCTGGCGGATGGTCGGGTCGCCCTGGAGGTGCAGGCCATCGAGCCGGACGGGCCAGGTCCCTGA
- the xseB gene encoding exodeoxyribonuclease VII small subunit: MVKPSPRASASAKAANDLSGQDADGDRAGHSEGPEADGGRDGDDVAQELSFREAQTALELCLAQLQDQDLDVEAMAGLYRRALAYADRCEAVLARVEQQVMQWDPGQPDLAPTPYTP; encoded by the coding sequence ATGGTCAAACCCTCCCCTCGAGCCAGCGCCTCCGCCAAAGCCGCCAACGACCTCTCTGGCCAGGACGCCGATGGCGATCGGGCCGGTCACAGCGAAGGACCTGAGGCGGACGGGGGACGTGATGGGGACGACGTGGCCCAGGAGCTGAGCTTCCGAGAAGCCCAGACGGCGCTCGAGCTCTGTCTGGCCCAGCTGCAGGACCAGGATCTTGATGTGGAGGCAATGGCCGGTCTCTACCGCCGGGCCCTGGCCTATGCCGACCGCTGCGAGGCGGTGCTGGCCCGGGTGGAACAGCAGGTGATGCAATGGGATCCCGGCCAGCCGGACCTGGCCCCCACGCCCTACACCCCATGA
- a CDS encoding DUF2834 domain-containing protein: MSDDATTTRSGPGGLSWIAWAYLLLAVAGGVLPWLANLEFIRSTGSAFDLGLFIREANANPAARSLSSDLAIGATAVTIWMVRESRRLGMRGLAWVLLSCVTIAFAFGAPLFLHLRERRLLELARLSPAAPESAG, translated from the coding sequence ATGAGTGACGACGCCACGACCACCCGGAGCGGCCCCGGCGGCCTCAGCTGGATCGCCTGGGCCTACCTGCTGCTGGCCGTCGCCGGTGGGGTGCTTCCCTGGCTGGCCAATCTGGAGTTCATCCGCAGCACAGGCTCGGCCTTCGATCTGGGACTGTTCATCCGCGAGGCCAACGCCAATCCAGCCGCCCGCTCCCTTTCCAGCGATCTGGCGATCGGGGCAACGGCCGTCACGATCTGGATGGTGCGCGAGAGCCGCCGCCTCGGCATGCGGGGACTGGCCTGGGTCCTGCTGAGCTGCGTGACGATCGCCTTCGCTTTCGGGGCGCCCCTGTTCCTGCATCTGCGTGAACGTCGGCTGCTCGAGCTGGCCCGCCTCAGCCCTGCTGCGCCGGAGTCGGCGGGTTAG